A genomic region of Nostoc sp. UHCC 0702 contains the following coding sequences:
- a CDS encoding Rrf2 family transcriptional regulator: protein MELSCKSEYALLALLEMATYYESGEPMQIRQIAAQQNIPDRYLEQLLATLRRGGIVKSQRGSKGGYLLSREPWRITLLQVLECLEGLDVRPCEEAVNRKNLDSAVVDEIWVEACQAANSVLQKYTLQDLCEKRDSRQQLDVMYYI, encoded by the coding sequence GTGGAACTATCATGTAAATCTGAATACGCTCTTCTTGCCTTGTTAGAGATGGCGACTTATTACGAAAGCGGCGAACCGATGCAAATTCGGCAAATTGCCGCACAACAAAATATACCCGATCGCTATCTCGAACAGCTCCTGGCAACATTAAGGCGTGGGGGTATAGTTAAGAGTCAACGTGGCTCAAAAGGTGGTTATCTGTTATCACGGGAACCTTGGAGAATCACCCTTTTACAAGTTTTAGAATGTTTGGAAGGGTTAGATGTCAGGCCATGCGAAGAAGCCGTGAATCGCAAAAATTTAGATAGTGCTGTTGTGGATGAAATCTGGGTAGAAGCTTGTCAAGCAGCAAATTCAGTGTTGCAAAAATACACACTTCAGGATTTGTGTGAAAAACGAGATTCCCGACAGCAGTTAGATGTTATGTATTACATTTAG